From one Bacteroides intestinalis DSM 17393 genomic stretch:
- a CDS encoding MarC family protein has protein sequence MDTILPFALLCFTSFFTLTNPLGTMPVFLTMTHGMTDKERQSVVSRATLVAFITIMVFTFAGQFLFKFFGISTNGFRIAGGVIIFKIGFDMLQARYTQMKLKDEEIKTYADDISVTPLGIPMLCGPGAIANAIVLMQDAHTIQMKGVLIGMIAFIYLITFFILRASTRLVKVLGETGNNVMMRLMGLILMVIAVECFVSGVKPILVDILKEGSLTI, from the coding sequence ATGGATACTATTTTACCTTTCGCTTTGCTTTGTTTCACTTCTTTCTTTACGTTGACAAATCCTCTCGGGACTATGCCCGTCTTTCTGACTATGACCCATGGAATGACGGATAAGGAGCGACAGTCTGTAGTGTCTCGTGCTACATTAGTAGCTTTCATCACGATTATGGTCTTTACCTTTGCAGGTCAGTTCCTGTTCAAGTTCTTTGGGATCTCTACAAACGGTTTTCGTATAGCAGGTGGTGTCATCATCTTTAAAATCGGTTTTGATATGTTGCAGGCACGTTATACACAAATGAAATTGAAAGATGAAGAGATTAAAACTTATGCCGATGACATCTCCGTCACCCCTTTAGGGATACCGATGCTTTGCGGTCCCGGTGCCATAGCAAACGCCATTGTGTTGATGCAGGATGCCCATACTATCCAAATGAAAGGTGTACTGATTGGTATGATCGCCTTTATCTACTTGATTACATTTTTCATCTTGCGTGCCTCTACGCGACTGGTAAAGGTTTTAGGAGAAACGGGAAATAATGTGATGATGCGCTTGATGGGGCTTATTCTGATGGTAATTGCTGTGGAGTGTTTCGTGAGTGGGGTAAAGCCGATATTGGTGGATATTCTGAAAGAAGGAAGTTTAACTATATAA
- a CDS encoding AI-2E family transporter, with protein MERKKITFDSFIRAVILGAIIIGVLMLLKRLSGVLLPFFLAWLIAYLIYPLVSFFQHKLRLKNRIISIFCALLTLTVIGSVAFYLLVPPMIQEFLRVKDLLIEYFSTTHTASNVPTTLSEFIRQNIDLHILEQMFSQENILDALKVTVPKLWSLISESINLLFGFFTVFLILLYIVFILLDYESISEGWAHLMPKKYRKTVTGILNDVKDGMNRYFRGQALVALCVGILFSIGFLIIDFPLAIGLGLFIGALNMVPYLQIIGFVPTIMLAILKAADTGDNFWIIIASAAAVFIVVQIIQDGYLVPRIMGKITGLNPAIILLSLSIWGSLMGMLGMIIALPLTTLMLSYYQRYIINQENIYKTETTEDQPVEGIEEK; from the coding sequence ATGGAGCGTAAGAAAATTACATTCGACAGCTTTATCCGTGCTGTCATTCTCGGTGCTATCATCATTGGGGTATTAATGCTCCTGAAGCGATTGAGCGGCGTATTGCTTCCGTTCTTCCTTGCCTGGCTTATTGCTTATCTGATATACCCATTAGTAAGCTTCTTCCAGCATAAGCTACGGCTAAAAAACAGAATAATATCTATCTTTTGCGCCTTGCTTACTCTCACTGTTATAGGAAGCGTTGCGTTCTATCTGCTTGTGCCGCCCATGATTCAGGAATTCCTGCGGGTAAAGGATTTATTGATAGAATACTTCAGCACCACTCATACAGCAAGCAATGTCCCCACTACCCTCTCCGAATTTATCCGGCAAAATATTGACCTGCACATCTTAGAGCAAATGTTCAGCCAGGAGAATATATTGGATGCCCTTAAAGTAACCGTTCCTAAGTTATGGTCGCTTATATCGGAGTCTATCAACCTCTTATTCGGGTTCTTCACCGTCTTCCTTATCCTATTATATATAGTATTTATTCTGCTTGATTACGAAAGCATTTCCGAAGGCTGGGCACACCTGATGCCAAAGAAATATCGGAAAACAGTAACCGGCATACTGAATGATGTAAAAGACGGCATGAACAGATATTTCCGCGGACAGGCATTAGTAGCTTTGTGCGTAGGCATTCTATTCAGCATTGGCTTTCTGATTATTGATTTCCCGCTAGCCATTGGTTTGGGATTATTCATCGGTGCACTGAATATGGTGCCCTACCTACAAATCATTGGTTTTGTCCCCACCATCATGCTTGCCATTCTGAAAGCTGCGGATACCGGTGATAATTTCTGGATCATCATAGCTTCGGCTGCCGCTGTATTCATAGTGGTACAAATCATACAAGATGGCTATCTCGTTCCTCGCATCATGGGAAAGATTACCGGTTTGAACCCAGCCATCATCCTGCTCTCTCTATCTATTTGGGGATCGTTAATGGGAATGTTGGGTATGATTATAGCTTTGCCGCTGACCACTCTAATGCTCTCCTATTATCAACGATACATCATTAATCAAGAAAATATTTATAAGACAGAAACCACTGAGGATCAACCAGTAGAAGGTATAGAAGAAAAATAA
- a CDS encoding RagB/SusD family nutrient uptake outer membrane protein, which translates to MKKIYIILATLLVTGLSSCDMEKYPYSSVEESQYLATMNDFTNARIGIYSYYRSITTGGYILTPELQCDDFHATAGFSNSYGNQYRWDFQSSDGNVEGVWQNHYAHIARCNYFIDGYNKVLDGTVTDLSDANKELIAAYAGEAYFTRAYNYFQLVGYFCKAYNPATAESDLGLPLQLVYSPTSDASAYPGRSSLKATYEQILSDLTEAKKLVNASKTVTQAQNVLNYISQDIVTAFQARVALQMKDYTTAISNSTSLINTGKYPLLNSEDGGEAFRNMWVKDTGSEVIWQIYMSADELGSATGTSFWGQYKKDDPSSQVMDYIPSQKLIDLYEQDRDIRFAAYFAPFTLKVSTGATGDIYVFDKYPGNPDIYNVVSVDNHYTNKSKPFRISEQYLIAAEAYVGNNDIVNGAKYLNLLRASRLVDYVDVTYNSPNTLLADIQDERHKELVGEGFRLTDLKRWGLGVNREDATQDAALVLLPGGTNTTALTKTADDFRMVWPIPKSETDVNPQIKGQQNPGY; encoded by the coding sequence ATGAAGAAAATATATATCATATTAGCAACATTGCTTGTTACAGGTCTCTCTTCCTGCGATATGGAAAAATACCCATACAGCTCAGTTGAAGAGTCTCAATACCTGGCAACAATGAACGACTTTACAAATGCACGTATCGGAATATATTCCTACTATCGTTCCATAACGACAGGTGGGTACATATTAACCCCTGAATTACAATGCGATGATTTCCATGCCACAGCTGGTTTTTCCAATTCATATGGTAATCAGTATCGCTGGGACTTCCAATCTTCAGACGGCAACGTAGAAGGTGTATGGCAAAATCATTATGCACACATTGCACGTTGTAACTACTTTATTGATGGTTACAATAAAGTGCTGGATGGTACTGTCACCGATTTGAGTGATGCAAATAAAGAACTTATTGCAGCTTATGCTGGTGAAGCATATTTCACAAGAGCTTATAACTACTTTCAATTAGTGGGGTATTTTTGCAAAGCTTACAACCCTGCAACTGCAGAAAGTGATTTAGGCTTACCCCTACAATTGGTCTATTCTCCGACATCAGATGCAAGTGCTTATCCGGGACGTTCTTCTTTGAAAGCAACCTATGAACAAATCCTCAGTGATTTGACAGAGGCTAAGAAACTTGTAAATGCAAGTAAAACAGTTACTCAAGCACAAAACGTTTTAAACTATATTTCGCAAGATATAGTAACAGCATTTCAAGCACGCGTTGCATTGCAAATGAAAGATTATACAACAGCTATCAGTAACTCGACTTCGCTGATCAATACAGGGAAATACCCTTTATTGAACTCGGAAGATGGAGGAGAAGCTTTCCGTAATATGTGGGTAAAAGATACTGGTTCTGAAGTAATTTGGCAAATTTACATGAGTGCAGATGAATTGGGAAGCGCCACAGGAACCAGTTTCTGGGGACAGTATAAAAAAGATGATCCTTCTTCACAAGTAATGGACTACATTCCTTCACAAAAGCTTATCGACCTTTATGAACAAGATCGTGATATTCGTTTTGCTGCTTATTTTGCTCCTTTCACATTAAAAGTTTCTACCGGTGCAACAGGAGATATTTACGTATTCGACAAATATCCTGGTAATCCGGATATTTATAATGTAGTAAGCGTTGACAATCATTATACTAATAAATCGAAGCCTTTCCGGATTTCAGAACAGTATCTGATTGCAGCTGAAGCCTATGTAGGTAACAACGACATCGTTAACGGAGCAAAGTATCTGAACTTACTAAGAGCTAGTCGCCTTGTAGATTATGTAGATGTTACTTATAATAGCCCGAACACTTTATTAGCTGATATCCAAGACGAACGTCACAAAGAATTAGTTGGCGAAGGTTTTCGTCTGACAGATTTGAAACGGTGGGGATTAGGAGTAAATCGTGAAGATGCAACTCAGGACGCAGCTTTGGTTTTATTGCCTGGTGGTACCAATACAACAGCTTTAACTAAAACAGCTGATGACTTCCGAATGGTATGGCCCATTCCTAAATCGGAAACAGACGTTAATCCGCAGATCAAAGGCCAACAAAATCCCGGATATTAA
- a CDS encoding YjjG family noncanonical pyrimidine nucleotidase encodes MQYKNIFFDLDDTLWAFSFNARDTFEEMYRKYEYDRYFRSFEHFYELYERRNIELWAEYADGKVTKEELNRQRFLYPLEAVGEGDTALAKAFSDDFFAVIPTKSRLMPHAQEVLEYLAPKYNLYILSNGFQELQCHKMRSAGIDHYFKKVVLSDDIGVLKPWPEIFHFAMSATQSELRESLMVGDSWENDITGAQGVGMHQVFYNVTGRTEFPFKPTYQITDLKELLQLL; translated from the coding sequence ATGCAGTACAAGAATATTTTTTTCGACCTGGATGATACTCTCTGGGCCTTTTCTTTTAATGCCCGTGATACATTTGAGGAAATGTATCGCAAATATGAATATGATCGCTATTTTCGGTCTTTTGAACATTTCTATGAACTCTATGAGAGGCGTAATATCGAATTGTGGGCAGAATATGCAGATGGAAAAGTGACAAAAGAAGAATTGAATCGTCAACGTTTTCTCTATCCGCTGGAGGCAGTAGGAGAGGGGGATACGGCTTTAGCGAAAGCTTTTTCTGATGACTTTTTTGCGGTTATTCCTACAAAAAGCAGATTGATGCCCCATGCGCAGGAAGTGCTGGAATATTTGGCACCTAAATATAATCTTTATATCCTTTCCAATGGATTTCAGGAACTGCAATGCCACAAAATGCGTTCTGCCGGAATTGACCATTACTTCAAGAAAGTAGTTCTATCAGATGATATTGGTGTCCTAAAGCCATGGCCTGAGATTTTCCATTTTGCCATGTCGGCTACTCAGTCTGAACTGCGTGAATCGTTGATGGTAGGTGACAGCTGGGAAAATGATATAACGGGTGCTCAGGGTGTAGGCATGCATCAGGTGTTCTATAATGTAACGGGACGTACCGAGTTTCCATTTAAGCCTACTTATCAGATTACAGATTTGAAAGAGTTGCTCCAATTGTTGTGA
- a CDS encoding Cbp1 family collagen-binding glycoprotein adhesin, with the protein MKKLAVLIVCAAVMASCDGLSGGSKDQLKAENDSLLMELTQRNAELDEMMGTFNDISEGFRQINAAESRVDLQRGAVSEGSLSAKQQIATDIEFIQKQMQENKEQIAKLEAMLKSSKNNSTQLKKAVESLTQELVTKTQRIEELQAELASKNIRIQELDAAVTGLSTDKEVLTAENEAKAKTVAEQDKALNTAWFVFGTKKELKDQNILTNTGLFQKKQVLKDGDINKDYFTQVDIRTTKEIKLYSKSADVLTTHPAGSYALEKDDKDQLVLKITNPKDFWNVSRYLVIQVK; encoded by the coding sequence ATGAAAAAGTTAGCAGTTTTAATTGTATGTGCGGCCGTTATGGCATCGTGCGATGGCTTGTCAGGTGGAAGTAAAGACCAACTGAAAGCTGAAAATGATTCTCTTTTGATGGAACTTACCCAGCGTAATGCTGAACTGGATGAAATGATGGGTACTTTCAATGATATCTCTGAAGGCTTCCGCCAAATCAATGCCGCCGAAAGCCGCGTAGACTTGCAGCGTGGTGCGGTTTCAGAAGGTTCTTTATCAGCTAAGCAGCAAATAGCCACTGATATTGAATTTATCCAGAAACAAATGCAAGAAAACAAAGAGCAGATCGCTAAACTGGAAGCTATGCTGAAAAGTAGCAAGAATAACTCTACCCAGTTGAAGAAAGCTGTAGAATCTCTGACCCAGGAATTGGTAACCAAAACCCAGCGTATCGAGGAATTGCAGGCTGAACTTGCCTCTAAGAATATTCGTATTCAGGAACTGGATGCAGCTGTGACTGGCCTGTCAACTGACAAAGAAGTGCTTACTGCCGAAAATGAAGCGAAAGCCAAAACCGTAGCTGAGCAAGATAAGGCACTGAACACAGCTTGGTTTGTTTTCGGAACAAAGAAAGAACTGAAGGATCAGAATATTCTGACAAATACCGGTCTCTTCCAGAAAAAGCAAGTGCTTAAGGATGGTGACATCAATAAGGATTACTTTACTCAGGTTGATATTCGTACAACGAAAGAAATTAAGTTGTATTCCAAGAGTGCAGATGTCTTGACTACTCATCCGGCAGGTTCTTATGCTTTGGAGAAAGATGATAAAGATCAGCTCGTTCTGAAGATTACGAATCCGAAAGATTTCTGGAACGTATCCAGATACCTGGTTATCCAAGTAAAATAA
- a CDS encoding site-specific integrase yields the protein MKSTFKTLFYLKKNEPKKNGHVVIMVRITVDGDQVQFSSKLDIHPDNWDTKTGRAVINKQSADKKENLRVSSLNKTLDEIRSAITMHYTRMMNVDGYALPEKIRNAFLGLEEKEKTLISYFTQHNEQYAKKVGKTATQKTYSRYELTKQRMIEFLQKEYKLSDIPVKEITVTHIENFYLYLRQECEVSNNTAMKFVQRFHTILLFAQKSGLSFIDPFGNFRFNFDKTDRGYLTQEEIDTIYYKEFKSKRLEHVRDAFIFSCYTGLPYCDIYTLSSEDIKIGVDGKKWIMKDRGKTGVESFIPLLQIPLDILAKYEGKLKDGRLLPVISNQKMNEYLAEIAAICQINKRITYHLARHSFATEICLTKGVPIESVSKMLGHTNIQTTQIYARVVDRKLSHDMNMLDRKLKNMQKGTTQNAV from the coding sequence ATGAAATCGACATTCAAGACACTCTTCTATTTAAAGAAGAACGAACCGAAGAAAAACGGTCATGTAGTAATAATGGTACGTATCACGGTGGACGGTGATCAGGTGCAATTCAGCAGCAAGTTGGATATACACCCCGATAACTGGGACACGAAAACGGGAAGAGCCGTCATCAACAAACAGAGTGCGGACAAGAAAGAAAACCTCAGGGTATCCTCACTTAACAAGACACTGGACGAGATACGTTCGGCCATCACCATGCACTACACACGCATGATGAACGTGGACGGTTACGCACTGCCGGAAAAAATCAGGAACGCATTCCTGGGATTGGAGGAAAAGGAGAAAACACTCATCAGTTACTTCACCCAGCACAATGAACAGTATGCAAAGAAGGTCGGCAAGACTGCCACGCAAAAGACCTATTCCCGCTACGAACTGACCAAGCAGCGGATGATAGAGTTCTTGCAAAAGGAATACAAGTTGTCGGACATTCCCGTGAAGGAAATCACCGTCACCCACATCGAGAACTTCTACCTTTATTTGCGTCAGGAATGTGAGGTAAGCAACAATACCGCCATGAAATTTGTACAACGTTTCCATACGATACTGTTGTTTGCCCAGAAAAGCGGATTGAGCTTCATTGATCCCTTCGGGAATTTCAGGTTCAATTTTGACAAGACCGACAGAGGGTATCTCACGCAGGAGGAAATTGACACGATCTATTATAAGGAGTTCAAATCAAAGCGGTTGGAACACGTGCGTGACGCTTTCATCTTTAGCTGTTATACCGGTTTGCCCTACTGTGACATCTATACGCTTTCAAGCGAGGACATAAAGATCGGGGTGGACGGCAAGAAGTGGATTATGAAAGACAGGGGTAAAACCGGCGTGGAATCATTCATTCCCCTACTGCAAATACCGTTGGATATTCTCGCCAAATACGAGGGCAAGTTGAAAGATGGAAGATTGCTTCCGGTAATCAGTAACCAGAAGATGAATGAATATTTGGCGGAGATAGCCGCAATTTGCCAAATCAACAAACGGATCACCTACCATCTCGCCCGGCATTCGTTCGCCACGGAAATCTGCCTTACCAAAGGCGTTCCCATTGAAAGCGTATCCAAGATGCTCGGACACACCAACATTCAGACCACACAGATTTATGCCCGTGTGGTGGACAGAAAGTTGAGCCATGACATGAATATGCTGGATCGAAAACTAAAAAATATGCAAAAAGGTACGACGCAAAACGCTGTATGA
- the rsmI gene encoding 16S rRNA (cytidine(1402)-2'-O)-methyltransferase: protein MGKLYVVPTPVGNLEDMTFRAIRILKEADLILAEDTRTSGILLKHFEIKNAMQSHHKFNEHKMVESVVNRIKAGETVALISDAGTPGISDPGFLVVRECVRNGIEVQCLPGATALVPALVASGLPNEKFCFEGFLPQKKGRMTRLKILAEERRTMVFYESPHRLVKALAQFAEHFGAERQASVSREISKMHEETVRGSLTELIEHFTANDPRGEIVIVVAGIDD from the coding sequence ATGGGAAAACTTTATGTAGTGCCTACTCCGGTAGGAAATTTGGAAGATATGACATTCCGGGCTATTCGTATTTTGAAAGAGGCGGATTTGATTCTTGCCGAAGATACGCGCACTTCCGGAATCTTACTGAAGCATTTTGAAATAAAGAACGCAATGCAATCCCATCATAAGTTTAATGAACATAAAATGGTGGAAAGTGTTGTTAATAGAATAAAGGCAGGTGAAACTGTTGCGTTAATATCGGACGCAGGTACACCGGGAATTTCTGATCCGGGCTTTCTGGTAGTGCGTGAGTGTGTTCGCAATGGTATTGAAGTACAATGTTTGCCGGGGGCTACAGCTCTTGTGCCGGCTTTGGTTGCTTCGGGTTTGCCGAATGAAAAATTCTGTTTCGAAGGTTTTCTTCCGCAGAAGAAAGGACGCATGACACGTCTGAAGATATTGGCAGAGGAACGCCGTACCATGGTGTTTTATGAGTCTCCCCACCGTCTGGTGAAAGCGTTGGCTCAGTTTGCAGAGCATTTCGGTGCGGAACGTCAGGCATCTGTATCCCGGGAGATCTCGAAGATGCACGAAGAAACGGTGCGTGGCAGTCTGACTGAATTGATTGAGCATTTCACAGCTAATGATCCGCGTGGAGAAATAGTAATAGTAGTAGCAGGAATAGACGATTAA
- a CDS encoding C10 family peptidase produces MKKAIIILILAFLVCSGRLFAAPRTPQQALEVARTFVRSHVNMKHIDTKELRLTNGQNIQTRTMIYPAYYIINTGNDSGFVIISGDDCAREVLAYSDKGNLNYEYLPANVRYWLDFYTAEIKRMNTNGNSVKNPTEVQNSATRVIPPVVTPLLDKIEWDQGNPYNLDCPEEKGELTVTGCAATALAMVMKYYEYPKHGTGSYSYTTATLKKSLSVNFEEANYKWDLMLPQYTNAATEEQKKAVAELMLHCGVAMDMDYNLSAAGGSGAGIFKQYNALTKFFGYNPNIYFEGRDYNTEGRWKNMIQKELIAGRPVLYSGQSTAGGHAFVLDGCDENDMYHFNWGWSGYANGYYSLSSLNPGSGGTGSGSGAYNDMQYIMLLVQPKTTGEVISGFTLEGSMDITQKQYERNESISAKFTKIWNTSTPMSGIIGLALYQGDEFITFLTTPTSISNIDVGSGWNSITFSGTIPSTVPNGNYQLHFASQKDGEKVPSMLRGLEGKSICYSVEITANSILLSSIENNSDLYQLAPAELIGEAVEGKDISFKIQIENKGLKYEDDFAIYIRKNGALLPYTRISDYTVIPSNTSSTITITGNPELPAGEYYAIGSYRKDDTWKQFTNSELRLVFTIKDVETGIGQTESSEVLKVIPTNTGLEITSENSNEFIDIFSSQGVKITSVKGTQITVPLSQSGLYIIRQDKNSLKVLYNPKH; encoded by the coding sequence ATGAAAAAAGCTATTATCATCCTTATTCTGGCTTTCCTGGTCTGTTCAGGACGGCTTTTTGCAGCTCCGCGCACTCCGCAGCAAGCATTAGAAGTTGCCCGCACATTTGTACGTTCTCATGTCAATATGAAACACATTGATACAAAGGAGTTAAGACTGACAAATGGACAAAACATACAGACACGAACTATGATTTATCCTGCTTATTATATCATCAATACAGGGAATGATAGTGGATTCGTCATCATTTCAGGGGATGATTGTGCACGGGAAGTACTAGCATATTCAGATAAAGGAAATCTGAATTATGAATATTTACCTGCCAACGTTAGGTATTGGTTGGATTTCTATACTGCTGAAATAAAACGAATGAATACAAACGGCAATTCTGTGAAGAACCCAACTGAAGTTCAAAATTCGGCAACAAGAGTAATTCCTCCAGTAGTCACACCTCTATTGGACAAAATAGAATGGGACCAAGGAAATCCTTATAATCTGGATTGTCCGGAAGAAAAAGGAGAACTCACTGTTACTGGCTGTGCTGCTACGGCACTTGCCATGGTAATGAAATATTATGAATATCCCAAACACGGAACAGGAAGTTACAGTTATACAACCGCAACTTTAAAAAAATCACTTTCCGTAAACTTTGAAGAGGCCAACTATAAATGGGATCTGATGCTGCCTCAATACACAAATGCGGCAACTGAAGAACAAAAGAAAGCTGTAGCCGAATTGATGCTCCACTGCGGCGTAGCTATGGATATGGATTATAACCTAAGTGCAGCTGGTGGTAGTGGAGCAGGCATATTCAAACAATATAATGCCCTGACGAAATTCTTCGGGTATAATCCTAATATATATTTTGAAGGACGTGATTATAATACTGAAGGACGCTGGAAAAATATGATTCAAAAAGAATTGATTGCCGGGCGCCCTGTTCTATACAGTGGACAAAGCACCGCAGGAGGTCATGCATTTGTATTGGATGGTTGTGATGAGAATGACATGTATCATTTTAACTGGGGATGGAGCGGATATGCAAATGGATATTATTCCTTAAGCTCCCTGAATCCAGGATCAGGCGGCACAGGAAGTGGAAGTGGCGCCTATAATGATATGCAATATATTATGCTCCTTGTACAACCGAAGACAACAGGAGAAGTTATTAGTGGCTTTACATTAGAGGGAAGCATGGATATTACACAAAAGCAATATGAAAGAAATGAAAGTATCAGTGCAAAGTTTACCAAAATATGGAACACTTCTACTCCTATGAGTGGGATTATCGGATTAGCTCTATATCAAGGAGATGAATTCATCACATTTCTTACAACACCCACTTCAATTTCCAACATTGACGTAGGAAGTGGTTGGAATAGTATTACATTCAGCGGCACAATTCCATCTACTGTACCTAACGGCAACTATCAACTTCATTTTGCCTCACAAAAAGATGGTGAAAAAGTACCAAGCATGTTACGTGGTCTTGAAGGTAAAAGCATCTGTTATAGTGTAGAGATTACTGCTAACAGTATTCTACTAAGCAGCATAGAAAACAATTCCGATTTGTATCAACTTGCTCCTGCAGAACTTATTGGTGAAGCTGTAGAGGGAAAAGATATATCTTTCAAAATACAAATCGAAAATAAAGGTTTAAAATATGAAGATGATTTTGCTATATATATACGTAAGAACGGAGCATTGCTCCCTTACACGCGCATCAGCGACTATACTGTAATACCAAGTAATACTTCCAGCACTATCACTATCACAGGAAACCCCGAATTACCAGCTGGAGAATACTATGCTATAGGAAGTTACCGTAAAGATGACACCTGGAAACAATTTACTAACAGTGAATTAAGACTGGTTTTCACAATTAAAGATGTAGAAACAGGTATTGGGCAAACCGAATCTTCTGAAGTGTTAAAGGTCATTCCTACAAATACAGGTTTGGAGATCACAAGTGAAAATTCCAACGAATTTATTGATATATTCTCCAGTCAGGGAGTTAAGATAACGAGCGTAAAAGGGACACAAATAACCGTTCCATTGTCACAAAGTGGACTATATATTATAAGACAAGATAAGAATAGTCTAAAAGTATTGTACAACCCAAAACATTAA
- a CDS encoding Calx-beta domain-containing protein, translating into MKYLNIYLLALLTIFIVGCSDDDPAMNSASTTVSFTQSEVTFNENAGIVKVPLTIEGERNGMIKVTFKVEDGSAIVNEHYIVTTTTVYIPTDANDTFGCEIRLLDDGMTENDDRNLKVTIENVEGAQTGATSTCNVILKDVDKNPYFKLMGTWTFNAVKATDGSAVSFTVTISDGGDEANLEKSYVFNGFTDGKGYDATIPWTVDYNKASETLSVVQGPTYAKYNFGFVGEVRVCPMDLTAALSKSLEGTWNETFDRIDFDPNGIIGVGVFDSGEYAGYWAVYAECYMVKK; encoded by the coding sequence ATGAAATATTTGAATATATATTTATTGGCTTTATTGACAATCTTTATTGTCGGATGTTCGGATGATGATCCAGCAATGAACAGTGCAAGTACGACAGTCTCATTTACACAATCAGAAGTGACGTTCAATGAGAATGCCGGTATAGTAAAAGTTCCTCTAACAATTGAGGGCGAACGAAATGGAATGATTAAAGTAACATTTAAAGTTGAAGATGGCAGTGCCATTGTAAACGAACATTATATTGTTACCACTACAACCGTTTATATTCCTACTGATGCCAATGATACTTTTGGTTGCGAGATTCGTTTATTAGATGATGGTATGACTGAGAATGATGACCGTAATCTGAAAGTAACTATTGAAAATGTAGAAGGTGCACAGACAGGAGCAACCTCTACATGCAATGTTATACTAAAAGATGTGGATAAGAATCCATATTTCAAACTGATGGGCACTTGGACATTTAATGCTGTAAAAGCAACAGACGGTAGTGCAGTTAGCTTTACTGTAACAATCTCTGATGGCGGAGATGAAGCAAACCTAGAAAAGAGTTATGTCTTCAATGGATTTACAGATGGAAAGGGATATGATGCAACCATACCTTGGACTGTAGATTATAATAAAGCTTCTGAAACACTTTCTGTAGTACAAGGACCGACTTATGCAAAATACAATTTTGGATTTGTGGGTGAAGTACGGGTATGTCCAATGGATCTTACTGCAGCATTATCCAAATCCCTAGAAGGAACTTGGAATGAAACATTCGACAGGATTGACTTTGATCCTAACGGAATTATCGGTGTAGGTGTATTCGACTCCGGAGAGTATGCAGGCTATTGGGCTGTATATGCAGAATGCTACATGGTCAAAAAATAA
- a CDS encoding thymidine kinase, whose product MVLFSEDHIQETNRRGRIEVICGSMFSGKTEELIRRLKRAKFAKQRVEIFKPAIDTRYSEEEVVSHDSHSIASTPIDSSASILLFTSEIDVVGIDEAQFFDNGLIDVCNELANNGIRVIVAGLDMDFRGFPFGPMPGLCAIADEVSKVHAICVKCGQLASFSHRTVKNDKQVLLGETAEYEPLCRECYLRAIKGDRTAAGE is encoded by the coding sequence ATGGTATTATTCTCGGAAGACCATATACAGGAAACCAATCGTAGAGGAAGAATTGAAGTTATATGCGGCTCAATGTTCTCCGGTAAGACAGAAGAACTGATCCGCCGTCTGAAGCGCGCTAAATTCGCCAAACAGCGTGTAGAAATATTCAAACCTGCCATTGACACACGCTATTCGGAAGAAGAGGTCGTATCTCACGACAGCCATTCCATTGCCTCTACACCGATTGATTCATCGGCAAGTATCCTGCTGTTCACTTCAGAAATCGATGTAGTAGGTATCGACGAAGCACAATTCTTTGATAATGGTCTGATTGATGTATGTAATGAACTTGCCAATAATGGCATACGTGTTATTGTAGCAGGTCTGGATATGGACTTCCGCGGTTTTCCCTTCGGCCCTATGCCCGGACTTTGTGCCATTGCCGATGAAGTATCCAAGGTCCACGCTATTTGTGTGAAGTGCGGACAATTAGCCTCCTTCTCACACCGCACTGTCAAGAACGACAAACAAGTCCTCTTGGGAGAAACAGCTGAATACGAACCCCTCTGTCGGGAATGTTATCTGCGGGCAATAAAGGGAGACCGGACTGCCGCCGGTGAATAA